The following coding sequences lie in one Desulfovibrio psychrotolerans genomic window:
- the tolR gene encoding protein TolR, producing MGVSMGSGKGFVSEINVTPFVDVMLVLLIIFMVTAPLMTQGLEVDLPQTQTVEVLPTDSDHLVLTIRRDGAMFLDEYALTLEDMEGHLQRMVKEQNKQLFLRADREVPYGVVVEVMGRIKGAGIVNLGIVAEQPDDEPTTKKK from the coding sequence ATGGGCGTTTCTATGGGTAGTGGCAAGGGATTTGTGTCCGAAATCAACGTAACGCCCTTTGTGGACGTTATGCTGGTGCTGCTCATCATCTTCATGGTTACCGCCCCCCTCATGACACAGGGGCTGGAGGTGGACCTGCCGCAGACACAGACGGTGGAAGTGCTGCCGACAGACAGCGACCACCTGGTACTGACCATCCGGCGCGATGGAGCCATGTTTCTGGATGAATATGCCCTGACGTTGGAAGATATGGAAGGCCACCTTCAGCGTATGGTGAAGGAACAGAACAAGCAGCTTTTCCTGCGCGCCGACCGCGAGGTGCCATATGGCGTTGTGGTGGAAGTGATGGGCCGTATCAAGGGCGCAGGCATAGTCAATCTGGGCATTGTGGCCGAGCAGCCGGATGACGAACCAACCACTAAGAAGAAGTAG
- a CDS encoding response regulator: MTNTISMADAPRTVLIIEDSHVQSKIISKQILALTQFDTTVANSMEDARVLLESSRERFFVALIDLNLPDAPDGEAVDLCLEHGVPSVVLTATFNENIRKRFLERSVVDYFFKGSIQDMDPMVHSLERIFRNQFVKALVVDDSRMALQHLRHLMEIQRYQVLEASDGVQALAVLQENPDISLIITDYNMPNMDGFELVRNVRARYKADRVAIIGVSAAGSGTLSAQFLKNGANDFITKPFEAEEFYWRVNQTAGMLDIIAGLSASRNAND, from the coding sequence ATGACCAACACCATATCCATGGCTGACGCTCCCAGAACGGTGCTCATCATCGAGGACTCGCACGTCCAGTCCAAGATCATCTCCAAGCAGATTCTGGCGCTCACCCAATTCGACACCACCGTAGCCAACTCCATGGAAGATGCCCGGGTTTTGCTGGAAAGCTCGCGTGAGCGTTTTTTCGTTGCCCTCATCGATCTGAATCTGCCGGATGCCCCGGACGGCGAAGCCGTGGACCTGTGCCTTGAGCACGGCGTCCCTTCTGTGGTGCTTACCGCCACCTTCAATGAAAACATCCGCAAGCGGTTTCTTGAACGCAGCGTGGTGGACTATTTCTTCAAAGGGTCCATTCAGGACATGGACCCCATGGTGCATAGTCTGGAGCGCATTTTCCGCAACCAGTTCGTCAAGGCACTGGTGGTGGACGATTCGCGCATGGCCCTGCAACACCTGCGGCACCTCATGGAGATTCAGCGGTATCAGGTACTGGAGGCCTCAGACGGGGTGCAGGCCCTTGCCGTTTTGCAGGAAAACCCGGACATCTCGCTCATCATCACGGACTACAACATGCCCAACATGGACGGGTTTGAACTCGTGCGCAACGTACGCGCCCGCTACAAGGCTGACCGCGTGGCCATAATAGGCGTTTCCGCCGCCGGGTCCGGCACCCTTTCCGCCCAGTTCCTGAAAAACGGCGCCAACGACTTTATCACCAAACCCTTTGAGGCCGAAGAGTTCTACTGGCGGGTCAACCAGACTGCGGGCATGCTGGACATCATTGCCGGGCTGAGCGCCTCACGCAACGCCAACGACTGA
- a CDS encoding deoxyribodipyrimidine photo-lyase codes for MHPGRAISTGLIGSIGRPGNSGAPGNAVNSGSIGRIAQAQDRKTLLSAPGADNAAQGSTPDAATGPRTPVLYWMHREHRAYDNWALLHALHEADRLNAPCAVVYALAPSFLGAGARQFGFLLRGLEATAATLTGHGIPFILLRQSPEAAIPEYARAVGASLIVTDFDTLRLKRHWLDSVRAAAPCPVTEVDGRNVVPCLAVSGKREYAARTLRPKIHRLLDEFLDDFPALHAPAAPWPFAVPATDWNALRHAACADADVPEVPPPFGPAPGEEAALHTLRTFLSQRLPLYAQRNDPNADALSRLSPYLHFGMLSAQRAVLETLAHARTGEGSRIPAEAREAFLEELVVRRELADNFCLHTPQYDSVEAFPDWARATLDKHREDPREHAYDLPALENARTHDPLWNAAQTQMRRTGTMHGYLRMYWAKKILEWSGTPEDAMQHAVFLNDRYFLDGRDANGYTGIAWALGGVHDRPWQERAIFGTVRYMNYAGACRKFDVPGYVRRMQETESLMRMQGLF; via the coding sequence ATGCATCCCGGACGCGCCATATCCACCGGTCTCATAGGTTCCATAGGGCGCCCAGGGAACTCAGGCGCCCCAGGGAACGCAGTCAACTCGGGGAGCATCGGGCGCATAGCGCAGGCGCAGGACAGAAAGACGCTCCTTTCCGCGCCGGGAGCAGACAACGCAGCCCAAGGCAGCACGCCAGACGCAGCCACCGGCCCCAGAACCCCTGTGCTCTACTGGATGCACCGGGAACACCGCGCCTATGACAACTGGGCACTGCTGCACGCCCTGCACGAAGCTGACCGCCTTAACGCCCCCTGCGCCGTGGTCTACGCGCTGGCACCTTCCTTCCTTGGGGCAGGGGCACGTCAGTTCGGCTTTCTGCTACGCGGACTGGAAGCAACCGCCGCAACCTTAACCGGACACGGCATTCCCTTCATCCTGCTCCGCCAAAGCCCGGAAGCGGCCATTCCGGAATACGCCCGTGCAGTGGGTGCTTCGCTCATCGTCACCGACTTTGATACCCTGCGCCTGAAGCGGCACTGGCTAGACAGCGTGCGCGCCGCTGCCCCCTGCCCCGTGACCGAGGTGGACGGACGCAACGTGGTGCCCTGCCTTGCCGTCTCCGGCAAGCGGGAATATGCCGCCCGCACCCTGCGCCCGAAGATCCACAGGCTGCTGGACGAATTTCTGGATGACTTTCCTGCGCTGCACGCGCCCGCCGCCCCGTGGCCCTTTGCCGTGCCGGCAACGGACTGGAACGCCCTGCGCCATGCCGCCTGCGCGGACGCCGACGTGCCGGAGGTGCCGCCGCCGTTCGGCCCAGCGCCCGGTGAGGAGGCCGCCCTGCATACGCTGCGCACCTTTCTGTCGCAGCGCCTGCCCCTTTACGCCCAGCGCAACGACCCCAACGCAGATGCCCTGTCGCGCCTTTCGCCCTATCTGCATTTCGGGATGCTTTCTGCACAGCGCGCCGTGCTGGAAACCCTTGCCCATGCCCGGACAGGTGAAGGCAGCCGCATACCGGCAGAGGCGCGGGAAGCCTTTCTGGAAGAGCTGGTCGTGCGGCGCGAGTTGGCGGACAATTTTTGCCTGCACACGCCGCAGTACGACAGCGTGGAAGCCTTTCCCGACTGGGCGCGCGCAACGCTGGACAAGCACAGGGAAGACCCGCGCGAACACGCCTACGACCTGCCCGCACTGGAAAACGCACGCACGCACGACCCGCTGTGGAACGCGGCGCAGACGCAGATGCGCCGCACCGGCACCATGCACGGCTACCTGCGCATGTACTGGGCCAAGAAAATTCTGGAATGGAGCGGCACGCCGGAAGACGCCATGCAGCATGCCGTTTTTCTGAATGACCGCTACTTTCTGGACGGGCGCGATGCCAACGGCTACACAGGGATAGCATGGGCATTGGGCGGCGTGCATGACCGCCCGTGGCAGGAACGTGCCATCTTCGGCACTGTGCGGTACATGAACTACGCTGGCGCGTGCCGCAAGTTCGACGTGCCCGGCTACGTTCGCCGGATGCAGGAAACGGAATCCCTCATGCGCATGCAGGGGTTGTTCTGA
- a CDS encoding DNA polymerase III subunit delta', which yields MTDILAPALASRQARVRGFLHRLTDSPPQVLLMEGGTADEREAMSLYWAALLNCTLPTQRPCLACTACAQMIARQHRDMFFLDGREGSIKIDNVRAVRAVLGEPPRDDGQRMVILAEAQALGNEAANALLKSLEEPRPGTSFVLLAPQRERLLPTLVSRSWVLTLAWPQPFPQHADQSDAMSSAASSDAGETESELAAVLTEWTDALARFAVEGTGWFQRTSSKGSLDNLLGQHIIARCQRELAAAIIGHPRSALARLLADMGPARQRKLDEVLAECQESLAFNVNPALVMDWLATRLTLLAPRQAR from the coding sequence ATGACCGACATACTGGCCCCCGCCCTTGCCTCCCGTCAGGCAAGGGTGCGGGGCTTTCTGCACCGTCTGACAGATTCCCCGCCGCAGGTGCTTCTCATGGAAGGCGGCACGGCGGATGAACGCGAGGCCATGAGCCTGTACTGGGCCGCCCTGCTTAACTGCACCCTGCCCACGCAGCGCCCCTGCCTTGCCTGCACGGCCTGCGCCCAGATGATAGCGCGCCAGCACCGCGACATGTTCTTTCTGGACGGTCGCGAAGGTTCCATAAAAATTGACAATGTGCGTGCCGTACGCGCCGTGTTGGGCGAACCACCCCGCGACGACGGGCAACGCATGGTCATCCTTGCAGAGGCGCAGGCACTGGGCAACGAGGCGGCAAACGCCCTGCTCAAGTCGCTGGAGGAGCCGCGCCCCGGCACCAGCTTTGTCCTGCTGGCACCCCAGCGGGAACGCCTGCTGCCTACCCTTGTCTCGCGCAGCTGGGTGCTTACCCTTGCATGGCCGCAGCCTTTTCCGCAACACGCGGACCAGTCAGACGCCATGTCGTCCGCAGCCTCTTCCGACGCCGGGGAAACAGAAAGCGAACTGGCGGCTGTGCTGACGGAATGGACCGACGCCCTGGCCCGTTTCGCCGTGGAAGGCACCGGCTGGTTTCAGCGTACCTCGTCCAAAGGCTCGCTGGACAACCTGCTCGGCCAGCACATTATCGCCCGCTGCCAGCGCGAGCTTGCCGCAGCCATAATCGGCCACCCCCGGTCGGCCCTTGCGCGCCTCCTTGCGGACATGGGACCGGCCCGGCAGCGCAAGCTGGACGAGGTGCTGGCCGAATGTCAGGAGAGCCTTGCCTTCAATGTGAACCCCGCCCTTGTCATGGACTGGCTGGCCACGCGCCTTACACTTCTCGCGCCCCGGCAAGCACGCTGA
- the pal gene encoding peptidoglycan-associated lipoprotein Pal produces the protein MRTMKRFGLALFMVLVLAMSFGCAKKQVAATPEAETATYEQAPVESAYSGMSAEQELAEALSKARMVITDSKVLFDFDKFDIKAEYRDQLKEKAEILKKFPQLRVLVEGHCDERGTAEYNLALGERRARTVKEYLMVLGVDAGQIEVVSFGEERPAVTGTGEAVWSQNRRGEFKIIK, from the coding sequence ATGCGCACTATGAAACGTTTCGGGCTGGCACTGTTTATGGTTTTGGTTTTGGCTATGAGCTTTGGCTGTGCCAAGAAGCAGGTCGCCGCAACCCCCGAGGCAGAAACCGCCACTTACGAACAGGCTCCCGTTGAGTCCGCTTACTCCGGCATGAGCGCCGAGCAGGAACTCGCAGAAGCCCTGAGCAAGGCCCGTATGGTCATCACCGACAGCAAGGTACTCTTTGATTTCGACAAGTTCGACATCAAGGCAGAATACCGCGACCAGCTGAAGGAAAAGGCCGAAATCCTGAAGAAGTTCCCCCAGCTCCGCGTGCTGGTGGAAGGACATTGCGATGAGCGTGGCACTGCTGAATACAACCTCGCGCTGGGCGAACGCCGCGCACGTACCGTCAAGGAATACCTGATGGTGCTGGGCGTTGACGCCGGTCAGATCGAAGTTGTTTCCTTCGGTGAAGAGCGTCCTGCTGTGACGGGCACCGGAGAAGCCGTGTGGTCGCAGAACCGCCGCGGCGAATTCAAGATCATCAAGTAG
- a CDS encoding adenylosuccinate synthase has translation MSNIIIMGAQWGDEGKGKIVDLLTRDIDVIVRFQGGNNAGHTVIVGDKQYILHLIPSGILHEGKKCLIGNGVVLDPAVFWQEIEKLAAKGVVVGPQRLKISKKTHIIMPYHKSLDGAREEYKSAEDKIGTTGRGIGPCYEDKASRVGIRAADLADPELLKAKIRNALVEKNALFTALYGRDAMDADAVYAEVMEAGKKLVPYLADVTSEIWEAFNAGKSVMFEGAQGIHLDIDHGTYPYVTSSNTAAGNASAGAGVPANRLDRIIGIVKAYTTRVGAGPFPTEQQNAEGDYMQAKGHEFGATTGRKRRCGWLDLVVLGETTRLNGPTEYALTKLDVLSGLKELKICVAYEYRGERVTVVPQEQNAMAYVTPVYESMPGWEEDITGITEWDKLPEACRNYVLRIEERTGVRVSIISVGPERDQTIFR, from the coding sequence ATGTCAAATATTATCATCATGGGTGCCCAGTGGGGCGACGAGGGCAAGGGCAAAATTGTTGACCTGCTCACCCGCGATATAGACGTCATCGTACGCTTTCAGGGCGGCAACAATGCCGGCCACACAGTCATAGTGGGAGACAAGCAGTACATCCTGCATCTTATCCCGTCCGGCATCCTGCACGAAGGCAAGAAATGCCTCATAGGCAACGGTGTCGTCCTTGACCCCGCCGTCTTCTGGCAGGAAATTGAAAAACTGGCCGCCAAGGGTGTGGTCGTAGGTCCGCAGCGCCTGAAGATAAGCAAGAAGACGCACATCATCATGCCCTACCACAAGAGCCTTGACGGTGCGCGCGAAGAATACAAGTCCGCCGAAGACAAGATAGGCACGACGGGTCGCGGCATTGGTCCCTGTTACGAAGACAAGGCCTCCCGCGTGGGCATACGTGCCGCAGACCTTGCGGACCCGGAGTTGCTCAAGGCCAAAATCCGCAACGCACTGGTGGAAAAGAACGCCCTGTTCACCGCCCTGTACGGACGCGATGCCATGGATGCGGACGCCGTGTACGCCGAAGTGATGGAAGCGGGCAAGAAGCTTGTGCCCTACCTTGCGGACGTTACGTCTGAAATATGGGAAGCCTTCAATGCGGGCAAGAGCGTTATGTTTGAAGGCGCGCAGGGCATCCATCTGGACATTGACCACGGCACCTATCCTTATGTCACCTCCTCCAACACCGCCGCAGGCAACGCCTCTGCCGGTGCGGGCGTGCCCGCCAACAGGCTGGACCGCATCATCGGCATTGTAAAGGCTTACACCACCCGCGTGGGCGCAGGCCCCTTCCCCACCGAGCAGCAGAACGCGGAAGGCGACTACATGCAGGCGAAGGGCCACGAATTTGGCGCAACCACCGGGCGCAAACGCCGCTGCGGCTGGCTGGACCTTGTGGTGCTGGGCGAAACCACACGCCTGAACGGCCCCACCGAGTACGCGCTGACCAAGCTGGACGTGCTGAGCGGGCTGAAGGAACTGAAAATATGCGTTGCCTACGAGTATCGCGGAGAACGCGTGACCGTGGTGCCGCAGGAACAGAACGCCATGGCCTACGTAACCCCCGTGTATGAATCCATGCCCGGCTGGGAAGAGGACATTACCGGCATAACCGAATGGGACAAGCTGCCCGAGGCCTGCCGCAACTACGTGCTGCGCATTGAAGAACGCACGGGCGTTCGCGTGTCCATCATTTCCGTGGGCCCGGAGCGCGACCAGACCATCTTCCGTTAG
- a CDS encoding DUF4911 domain-containing protein, which translates to MAKPRPRKPRPPLSAPQWSSLLYVRLAPEHIGMFRFLLEAQDNLGYATVVDKYAAVLKVVFSPHQEREMREYLAGMQQTIPFALLERPNSPS; encoded by the coding sequence ATGGCCAAACCCAGACCCCGCAAACCCCGTCCGCCGCTGTCCGCGCCGCAGTGGTCCTCGCTGCTGTATGTGCGGCTTGCGCCGGAGCATATAGGCATGTTCCGCTTTCTGCTGGAAGCGCAGGATAACCTTGGCTATGCCACCGTGGTGGACAAATACGCCGCCGTGCTCAAGGTGGTATTTTCTCCCCATCAGGAACGGGAAATGCGGGAATATCTTGCGGGAATGCAGCAGACCATCCCCTTTGCGCTGCTTGAGCGTCCCAACTCCCCCTCTTAG
- a CDS encoding energy transducer TonB, giving the protein MRLLSTLLSLCLHLSIVLLAVFWPASSPKVRLDMPVQQVRLVAIAGKPAAGKSAPAVKPAAQKPAPAPAPKPEPAPAPPPPPAPAPVAAPKPEPVPVPKPDATPISPKKEAVVPEPPKPREEKEPEKKPEPKPEPKPEPKAEPKKDAKPEPKKQEPKKPPQPSPEDILKAALADTSKEVKKSAQSKEQSGQQTLSQELAALQAAVEASPGLGDALEGIGEEGLEGPPTEGVIGSIEDLYAIAVQNLVKKNWRFPQMATRDEFVTRVRIVLSPDGTIMDASVVTSSGRPDFDGSALRAVSDTKQLPKPPTPDISSIVITFNSHE; this is encoded by the coding sequence ATGCGGTTATTGAGTACGCTGCTCTCTTTGTGCCTGCACCTCAGTATAGTGTTGCTGGCGGTCTTCTGGCCCGCCTCTTCACCCAAGGTGCGGCTTGATATGCCCGTTCAGCAGGTGCGGCTGGTGGCTATTGCGGGCAAACCGGCGGCGGGAAAATCCGCCCCGGCGGTCAAGCCCGCTGCCCAAAAACCGGCTCCGGCCCCCGCGCCCAAGCCGGAACCGGCCCCTGCGCCGCCCCCGCCGCCCGCACCGGCCCCCGTTGCTGCCCCCAAGCCGGAACCGGTGCCCGTGCCCAAGCCGGATGCCACGCCCATAAGCCCCAAGAAGGAGGCTGTGGTGCCGGAGCCTCCCAAGCCGCGTGAGGAAAAGGAACCGGAGAAGAAGCCGGAACCCAAGCCCGAGCCTAAGCCGGAACCTAAAGCGGAGCCGAAGAAGGATGCCAAGCCGGAACCCAAAAAGCAGGAGCCCAAAAAGCCCCCGCAACCTTCTCCCGAGGATATCCTGAAGGCGGCACTGGCGGATACGAGCAAGGAAGTGAAGAAGTCTGCCCAATCAAAGGAACAGTCGGGGCAGCAGACGCTGAGCCAGGAACTGGCCGCATTGCAGGCAGCCGTGGAAGCCAGCCCCGGACTGGGTGACGCACTGGAAGGCATAGGCGAGGAAGGACTGGAAGGGCCGCCCACCGAAGGCGTGATAGGCAGCATAGAAGACCTCTACGCCATTGCCGTGCAAAACCTTGTGAAAAAGAACTGGCGATTTCCGCAGATGGCCACCAGAGACGAATTCGTCACGCGTGTGCGCATAGTGCTCTCTCCGGACGGCACTATCATGGATGCCTCTGTGGTTACCTCGTCGGGCAGGCCGGACTTTGACGGTTCGGCCCTGCGCGCGGTTTCGGACACCAAACAGTTGCCCAAGCCGCCAACGCCGGATATCAGTTCTATAGTTATCACCTTCAACAGCCATGAGTAG
- a CDS encoding ABC transporter ATP-binding protein, translated as MPQGQTNRARELPIHPFLEIRNVSRTFRVRQPLFSSAPSLLRAVDNVSLSLCRGQTLGLVGESGCGKSTLARMVVRLLAPSSGDILLDGQSVFHGSAEFIQSLPGRVQMVFQDPVSSLNPRRSVGRSIQEVLDIHKEGTRSERRERVEHLLEQVGLRAEHYTRYPHEFSGGQRQRVAVARALIMRPDLVVCDEPVSSLDVSVQAQVLNLLDEMQQRLNLTYLFISHDLAVVGHVSDHIAVMYLGRLMEHAPKDALFAAPLHPYTRALLSAVPVARVRERKAYQRLPSDPAGNLAVDLAGDLPSPLAPPPGCPFNPRCPECMPVCRTDAPPWIQPQAGHSVCCHLYTQP; from the coding sequence ATGCCGCAAGGACAAACAAACCGCGCAAGGGAGCTGCCTATCCACCCGTTTCTCGAAATACGTAATGTCTCTCGCACGTTCCGGGTGCGCCAGCCCCTGTTCTCCAGCGCGCCCTCCCTGCTGCGGGCGGTGGACAACGTGAGCCTTTCCCTGTGCCGGGGGCAGACGCTGGGGCTTGTGGGCGAAAGCGGCTGCGGCAAATCCACTCTTGCCCGCATGGTGGTGCGGCTGCTTGCTCCCTCTTCCGGCGATATTCTGCTGGACGGGCAATCTGTCTTTCACGGCAGCGCAGAATTCATTCAATCGCTTCCCGGCAGGGTGCAGATGGTCTTTCAGGACCCTGTATCGTCCCTCAACCCCCGCCGCAGCGTGGGCAGATCCATTCAGGAGGTGCTGGATATCCATAAAGAGGGCACCCGCTCCGAACGCCGTGAACGGGTGGAGCACCTGCTGGAACAGGTGGGATTACGCGCAGAGCACTACACCCGGTACCCGCACGAATTTTCCGGCGGTCAGCGGCAGCGTGTGGCAGTTGCCCGTGCGCTGATCATGCGCCCCGACCTTGTGGTCTGCGACGAGCCTGTTTCGTCACTGGATGTTTCTGTGCAGGCACAGGTGCTGAACCTGCTGGATGAGATGCAGCAACGGCTGAACCTTACCTACCTGTTCATTTCGCATGACCTTGCCGTGGTCGGGCATGTCAGCGACCACATTGCGGTCATGTATCTGGGCAGGCTCATGGAGCATGCCCCCAAGGATGCCCTTTTTGCCGCACCGCTGCACCCGTACACACGCGCCCTGCTCAGTGCCGTGCCCGTTGCCCGCGTGCGGGAGCGCAAGGCGTATCAACGCTTGCCCAGCGATCCGGCTGGCAATTTGGCTGTCGATTTGGCAGGCGATTTGCCCAGCCCCCTCGCCCCACCGCCCGGCTGCCCTTTTAACCCCCGCTGCCCGGAGTGTATGCCGGTGTGCCGCACCGACGCCCCCCCGTGGATACAGCCGCAGGCAGGCCACTCGGTCTGCTGCCACCTGTACACCCAACCATGA
- a CDS encoding PD40 domain-containing protein — translation MKTIRTLFLLSVVALVFPAMQAGARSIEVDIYGPGQGALNLVTTAPLGSTPAGAVTASPAEGPELKSLIDRNMYFLPFIKVVEGSTILGGNTPAGFKAPDIDLRRYQLAGVDLVITQAWPTPAPGKLPSVELRVFEAFSGKLVLGKAYFDISKDMLPRVADRFCADFMKALTGRGDFFLSTLAFVKKAGKTQKDIWSVHPTGRDLRQLTKLPGLSLSPSWSPDGRYVIFSHIGDRYHSLGVWDRLTRRVQHIKFPGNTIIGPTFLPNNKVAVSLASGGNPDIYLLNHIFQKEKALVENWAIDVSPSFDASGTKMAYVSSRRGNPHIFLKNLATGSDDRITTEGKYNTTPSISPDGELVAFSRMLDGGHRIFVKDLVTGREKQVSFGPGNDEMPAFAPDGYFLAFSSSRSGQYKVYLTTRHGGEPRQVPTGDGEATMPSWGLVPD, via the coding sequence ATGAAAACAATCAGAACGCTTTTTCTCCTTTCCGTCGTGGCACTTGTCTTTCCTGCCATGCAGGCGGGTGCCCGTTCCATTGAGGTGGATATTTACGGACCCGGTCAAGGCGCCCTGAATCTGGTCACCACCGCCCCGCTGGGCAGCACGCCCGCCGGTGCGGTAACGGCCTCGCCTGCGGAAGGGCCGGAACTGAAGTCGCTTATTGACAGGAACATGTATTTTCTGCCCTTCATCAAGGTGGTGGAAGGCTCCACCATTCTGGGAGGCAATACCCCGGCAGGATTCAAGGCACCGGATATTGATCTGCGCCGCTACCAGCTGGCGGGGGTAGACCTTGTCATAACGCAGGCATGGCCCACGCCCGCCCCCGGCAAGCTGCCCTCAGTGGAGCTTCGGGTGTTCGAGGCGTTTTCCGGCAAGCTGGTGCTGGGCAAGGCTTACTTTGACATTTCCAAGGACATGCTGCCCCGCGTGGCAGACAGGTTCTGCGCGGATTTCATGAAGGCACTGACCGGAAGGGGCGACTTTTTTCTCTCCACCTTGGCGTTCGTGAAAAAGGCGGGCAAGACGCAGAAGGATATATGGTCCGTGCATCCCACGGGCAGAGACCTGCGTCAGCTCACCAAGCTGCCGGGCCTCAGCCTCTCGCCCTCATGGTCGCCGGACGGCCGCTACGTTATCTTCAGCCATATAGGCGACAGGTACCATTCTCTTGGTGTGTGGGACCGCCTGACACGCCGTGTGCAGCATATCAAGTTCCCGGGTAACACCATTATCGGCCCCACCTTCTTGCCCAACAACAAGGTGGCGGTAAGCCTTGCCTCCGGCGGAAACCCGGATATCTACCTGCTTAACCACATTTTCCAGAAGGAAAAGGCACTGGTGGAGAACTGGGCCATAGATGTTTCGCCATCGTTTGACGCCTCGGGCACAAAGATGGCGTATGTGTCCAGTCGCAGGGGCAACCCGCACATTTTCCTGAAGAACCTTGCCACAGGCAGTGATGATCGCATAACCACCGAAGGCAAATATAACACCACTCCCTCCATCTCTCCGGACGGGGAACTGGTAGCTTTTTCGCGCATGCTGGACGGCGGGCACCGCATTTTCGTCAAAGATCTGGTTACGGGCAGGGAAAAGCAGGTAAGCTTTGGCCCCGGCAATGACGAGATGCCTGCCTTTGCTCCAGACGGCTATTTTCTGGCATTTTCTTCAAGCAGATCAGGTCAATACAAGGTATACCTCACCACGCGTCACGGCGGGGAACCGCGTCAGGTACCCACCGGAGACGGCGAGGCGACCATGCCTTCGTGGGGTCTGGTGCCTGATTAG
- the tolQ gene encoding protein TolQ translates to MGDTNVLMLLWQATLVVKFVLLLLVCMSVMSWSLMIQKWFQLSAAKRKASEGLENFQRAKDLREAVQALGSDVTSPVYLVAQEGVAEYNRLREMGSNTDILADNVRRALRQGVSMQSSRMGSSLAFLATTANAAPFIGLFGTVWGIMHSFHAIGQMKTASLAVVAPGISEALVATAIGLGVAIPATVGYNMFLGMLNGIEVQLVNFAGAFLNRVQRELGATRPASTTVARLSGDKK, encoded by the coding sequence ATGGGCGATACCAATGTTCTGATGCTGCTTTGGCAGGCCACTCTTGTGGTAAAATTCGTGCTTCTTCTGCTGGTCTGCATGTCGGTAATGAGCTGGTCCCTGATGATCCAGAAGTGGTTCCAGCTCAGCGCAGCCAAGCGCAAAGCCTCAGAAGGACTGGAAAATTTTCAGCGTGCCAAAGACCTGCGCGAGGCCGTGCAGGCTTTGGGCAGCGACGTCACCTCCCCCGTGTATCTCGTGGCGCAGGAGGGCGTGGCCGAATACAACCGGCTGCGCGAGATGGGCAGCAACACCGATATTCTTGCAGACAACGTGCGCCGTGCCCTCAGACAGGGCGTGAGCATGCAGAGTTCGCGTATGGGATCTTCCCTTGCGTTTCTGGCCACCACGGCCAACGCCGCTCCGTTCATCGGGCTGTTCGGCACGGTGTGGGGCATCATGCATTCGTTCCATGCCATTGGGCAGATGAAAACCGCCTCGCTGGCGGTGGTGGCTCCCGGTATATCCGAGGCATTGGTTGCCACTGCCATCGGCCTTGGCGTGGCTATTCCCGCCACCGTGGGCTACAATATGTTTCTGGGCATGCTCAACGGCATTGAGGTGCAGCTGGTTAACTTTGCCGGAGCGTTCCTCAACCGCGTGCAGCGCGAACTGGGTGCAACCCGCCCGGCTTCAACCACCGTGGCCCGCCTTTCGGGCGACAAGAAGTAG